The Ornithodoros turicata isolate Travis chromosome 9, ASM3712646v1, whole genome shotgun sequence genome includes a region encoding these proteins:
- the LOC135369122 gene encoding uncharacterized protein LOC135369122, producing the protein MQPSATGDAPRFPALPVEQAAPAFAAQSEVGHFAVRLPPFFSQQPQLWFVQAEAQFALAGITTETRKYYHVISVLPPDISLEVSDLLLHPSPTEPYSALKTALVERTMASERKRLQLLLDAEELGDRRPSQMLRHMENLLGSRGATFDRVLLRELFLKRLPSQVQMVLATAADLDIAALAKLADKVLEVSSPTISASTAPVAALTPSQDPATAQPSSSQLTTLTEEIRRLSDVVASTLSSRRPCRRPRSRRPSPRRRSLTPSPSRPPAGCLPPCLYHAMFGAAARNCASPCGWPGNSREDH; encoded by the coding sequence ATGCAGCCTTCTGCAACCGGCGACGCGCCCCGCTTCCCTGCACTGCCCGTGGAACAGGCCGCCCCTGCCTTTGCTGCCCAGTCTGAAGTCGGCCATTTTGCCGTCCGCCTGCCGCCATTCTTCAGCCAGCAACCCCAGCTTTGGTTTGTGCAAGCTGAAGCGCAGTTTGCCCTCGCAGGCATCACTACCGAGACGCGGAAGTATTACCATGTCATTTCCGTTCTGCCTCCGGACATCTCGCTGGAAGTCTCTGACTTGCTCCTTCACCCTTCACCCACCGAGCCCTATTCCGCTCTCAAGACAGCGCTCGTTGAACGCACAATGGCTTCTGAGCGCAAGCGGCTACAGCTCCTGCTCGACGCAGAAGAGCTCGGCGACCGAAGACCATCACAGATGCTTCGGCATATGGAGAACCTCCTCGGCTCGCGCGGCGCGACCTTCGATCGGGTTCTGTTGAGGGAGCTGTTCCTGAAACGCCTTCCCAGCCAGGTACAGATGGTTCTGGCCACCGCCGCTGACCTGGATATCGCAGCACTGGCCAAGCTTGCCGACAAGGTTCTTGAAGTCAGTTCTCCCACCATCTCGGCTTCTACAGCTCCGGTAGCTGCACTGACACCCTCTCAAGACCCAGCCACCGCTCAGCCCTCTTCCTCTCAGTTGACCACGCTCACTGAAGAAATTCGACGGTTATCTGACGTAGTCGCTTCAACCTTGTCGAGCCGGCGGCCCTGTCGCCGACCTCGATCCCGTCGCCCATCCCCCCGACGGCGTAGCTTGACCCCTTCTCCCAGCCGACCTCCAGCTGGTTGCCTTCCGCCTTGCCTCTACCACGCCATGTTCGGCGCCGCTGCTCGCAACTGCGCCAGCCCTTGCGGCTGGCCGGGAAACAGCAGAGAGGATCACTAA